In Elusimicrobiota bacterium, a single genomic region encodes these proteins:
- the rfaE1 gene encoding D-glycero-beta-D-manno-heptose-7-phosphate kinase, producing the protein MPPRLPERKELLRTIARFSGRRVLVVGDLMLDQYVRGAVGRISPEAPAPVVRVTGESTIPGGAGNVVNNLASLGANVSVLGVVGEDDAGARLVEHFRGRSVNVEGVCVDAERQTTQKCRVIAERQQVVRFDRETSGPLSHATESRLLARLDAELPEADAVILSDYGKGVINPRVLARAITAARRRGIPITVDPKPEHFRLYKGVTCVTPNTSEAWACMRRDAKPGSDALDALGADILKVLKSRSVLITRGPDGMSLFEEGRKPRVTHIPTQAREVFDVSGAGDTVISTLTLALAAGAPLRRAAALANHAAGIVVAKLGTATTDAKELARAVR; encoded by the coding sequence ATGCCCCCCAGGCTCCCCGAGCGCAAAGAGCTTCTACGGACCATCGCCCGCTTCTCGGGGCGCCGAGTCCTCGTCGTCGGCGACCTCATGCTGGACCAGTACGTGCGCGGCGCGGTCGGCCGCATCTCTCCCGAAGCCCCCGCCCCCGTCGTGCGCGTCACCGGCGAGTCGACGATCCCCGGCGGAGCCGGGAACGTCGTCAATAACCTCGCGTCGCTCGGCGCGAACGTCTCGGTCCTGGGCGTGGTCGGGGAGGACGACGCGGGCGCCCGCCTCGTCGAGCATTTCCGCGGCCGGAGCGTGAACGTCGAGGGCGTGTGCGTCGACGCCGAGCGCCAGACCACGCAGAAGTGCCGCGTCATCGCCGAGCGCCAGCAGGTCGTGCGCTTCGACCGGGAGACGTCCGGCCCGCTGTCGCACGCGACCGAGTCGCGCCTGCTCGCCCGCCTCGACGCCGAGCTCCCGGAGGCCGACGCGGTCATCCTCTCGGACTACGGCAAGGGCGTCATCAACCCCCGCGTGCTCGCGCGCGCGATCACGGCCGCGCGCCGCCGCGGCATCCCGATCACCGTCGACCCCAAGCCGGAGCATTTCCGCCTGTACAAGGGCGTCACCTGCGTGACGCCGAACACCTCCGAGGCCTGGGCCTGCATGCGGCGGGACGCGAAGCCCGGCTCGGACGCGCTCGACGCCCTCGGCGCCGACATCCTGAAGGTGCTCAAGAGCCGCTCGGTCCTGATCACCCGGGGGCCCGACGGGATGAGCCTCTTCGAGGAGGGCCGCAAGCCCCGGGTCACGCACATCCCGACCCAGGCGCGCGAGGTCTTCGACGTGTCCGGCGCGGGCGACACCGTGATCTCGACCTTGACCTTGGCGCTGGCCGCCGGGGCGCCGCTGCGCCGCGCGGCGGCGCTCGCCAACCACGCCGCCGGCATCGTCGTCGCCAAGCTCGGCACCGCGACGACCGACGCCAAGGAGCTCGCGAGAGCGGTCCGATGA
- a CDS encoding DUF3108 domain-containing protein, translated as MRALALALCAATAACGVHRRPTDPLPMSSAPTEAAPILVDQSTVPVSVTLEAPAPEPAPASVAALPSISTKALPSPAPVKPRLWGRVAITTAIVSPSQLIGPRVAYSPEYKPLPVFPEKLIFDMSWGLLSVGEATLGVDKIVMFNGRPAYHLVSEARSNSFCDTFYVVRDLNESWLDARTLTSLGYSKKVREGKFFRDEWVLYDRDAGTFVNRRVNKDGSFSVRTGTIPAQVQDILSSIYFVRAQPLPDGTELKVHVNTPDNWPLAIKVMKRERLKVPAGRYPSVIVEPMMIREGIFVQKGKRLRLWFSDDPQKRMLMMKAEVFFGNVTAALREML; from the coding sequence CGATGTCCTCGGCTCCGACGGAGGCCGCTCCGATCCTCGTCGATCAGAGCACGGTCCCGGTCAGCGTGACGCTCGAGGCGCCCGCCCCCGAGCCCGCGCCCGCGTCCGTCGCGGCGCTCCCCTCGATCTCCACGAAAGCCCTTCCCTCTCCCGCGCCGGTCAAACCGAGGCTCTGGGGGCGCGTGGCCATCACCACGGCGATCGTGTCCCCCTCCCAGCTGATCGGCCCGAGGGTCGCCTACTCGCCCGAGTACAAGCCGCTGCCCGTGTTCCCCGAGAAGCTCATCTTCGACATGTCCTGGGGCCTGCTGTCGGTGGGCGAGGCCACGCTCGGCGTGGACAAGATCGTGATGTTCAACGGCCGCCCCGCCTACCACCTCGTCAGCGAGGCGCGCTCCAACTCCTTCTGCGACACCTTCTACGTCGTCCGCGACCTCAACGAGTCCTGGCTCGACGCCCGGACCTTGACCTCGCTGGGCTACTCGAAGAAGGTCCGCGAGGGCAAGTTCTTCCGGGACGAATGGGTGCTGTACGATCGCGACGCCGGGACCTTCGTCAACCGGCGCGTGAACAAGGACGGGAGCTTCAGCGTCCGCACCGGCACGATCCCGGCGCAGGTCCAGGACATCCTCTCGAGCATCTACTTCGTGCGGGCCCAGCCCCTGCCCGACGGGACCGAGCTCAAGGTGCACGTGAACACGCCCGACAACTGGCCTCTGGCCATCAAGGTCATGAAGCGGGAGCGCCTCAAGGTCCCCGCGGGCCGGTACCCCTCCGTCATCGTCGAGCCGATGATGATCCGGGAGGGCATCTTCGTGCAGAAGGGCAAGCGCCTGCGCCTGTGGTTCTCCGACGACCCCCAGAAGCGCATGCTGATGATGAAGGCCGAGGTCTTCTTCGGCAACGTCACGGCGGCGCTTCGAGAAATGTTATGA
- a CDS encoding 3-deoxy-manno-octulosonate cytidylyltransferase has protein sequence MTTCLTVIPARLGSTRFPRKVLARLAGRTMIEWCWRAAKAARLGPVLVAVDSREVADEVKRFGGDFVMTRPSLPSGSDRVWAAAKGRREPIVLNYQGDMPLLRPATLRATVKALARGADIATSVIKIDDAARRGDKNVVKAVLAENGRCLYFSRAPVSAWEHLGLYAYRRAALKRFVSMPPSPLEKSERLEQLRALEGGMIIDGAIVHERPVAVDVPSDLRRAETMLRRGLK, from the coding sequence ATGACCACCTGCCTGACCGTGATCCCCGCGCGCCTCGGCTCGACGCGCTTCCCCCGCAAGGTGCTGGCGAGGCTCGCGGGCCGTACGATGATCGAGTGGTGCTGGAGGGCGGCGAAGGCCGCGAGGCTCGGGCCGGTCCTCGTCGCCGTGGACAGCCGCGAGGTCGCCGACGAGGTCAAGCGCTTCGGCGGGGACTTCGTGATGACGCGCCCTTCGCTGCCGTCGGGCTCGGACCGGGTCTGGGCCGCCGCGAAGGGCCGCCGTGAGCCGATCGTTTTGAACTATCAGGGCGACATGCCGCTCCTCCGGCCGGCGACTTTGCGAGCCACCGTCAAGGCCCTCGCCCGAGGCGCGGACATCGCCACCTCGGTCATCAAGATAGACGACGCGGCGCGGCGCGGCGATAAGAACGTCGTCAAGGCCGTTCTGGCCGAGAACGGCCGCTGCCTCTATTTCAGCCGCGCTCCCGTGAGCGCCTGGGAGCATCTCGGGCTCTATGCCTACCGCCGCGCGGCGCTGAAGCGCTTCGTGTCCATGCCGCCCTCCCCCCTCGAGAAGAGCGAGAGGCTCGAGCAGCTGCGGGCCCTGGAAGGCGGGATGATCATCGACGGCGCGATCGTGCATGAGCGCCCGGTCGCCGTGGACGTCCCCTCCGATCTGAGACGCGCCGAGACCATGTTGCGCCGAGGACTAAAATGA